In Rhodococcus pseudokoreensis, the DNA window TCCTCACCGCGTCGACGACGGTCGCCGAGGCCCTGGCCCGCGCCCGGATCTCGGACGTCACTCCCGCCCTCGCGAGCATGGTGTTCGTCGTCCGCCCGCCGACCGCGACGCCGACCGGCCGCTACCTGGGATGCGTGCACCTGCAGAAACTGCTGCGCGAACCGCCCGCGAGCCTGGTCGGCGGACTGCTCGACACCGACATGCCGCGGCTCGCGCCCGAGGACTCCCTGACGTCGGTGACGCGTTATTTCGCGACGTACAACCTGGTGTGCGGGCCCGTCGTCGACGACGAGGATCACCTGATCGGCGCGGTCACCGTCGACGACGTCCTGGACCATCTCCTCCCCGAGGACTGGCGTGAAGAGGAGATCGACGTATGAGCGAGAAGTCCCCCAGCGCGGCCGCCCGGAGCCTGTCGGACCGACAGCGCCTCGACACCCCACGCGGCACCCGGCGCTTCCGGGTCACGTACGACGTGGAGGCCGTCGGCCGGGCCAGCGAGAACTTCGCCCGGTTCCTCGGCACGGGCCGCTACCTGATGATCCAGACGGTGATCGTGATCGTCTGGATCGTCATCAACGTCTTCGCCGTCAGCCTGCAGTGGGATCCCTACCCGTTCATCCTCCTCAACCTGGCGTTCTCCACCCAGGCCGCCTACGCGGCGCCGCTGATCCTGCTGGCGCAGAACCGCCAGGAGAACCGCGACCGCGTCTCCCTCGAAGAGGACCGCTCCCGCGCCGAGCAGACGAAGGCGGACACCGAGTTCCTCGCCCGGGAACTGGCCGCGCTACGCATCGCGATCGGCGAGGTGGCCACCCGCGATTACCTGCGGCGCGAACTCGACGAGATCAAGACACTGCTGGCCGACGAGGAAGACACGCGCACCCGGCGGAAATGAGGCCGGCGAAATCCCCCCAAACTCCGGCACGGCCAATCACGGATATGTAACGTCAGTCACATCTTCTCGGATGTATGCGGTGTGCACAGACGAAGAGCACCGCAGGGGGTGATCGAGTGCGGATACGTGGACTGTTGACGGTGACTGCCCTGACCGTGGGCGCAGTTGCCACCCTCGGGTCCTCGACCGGCGGTTCCGCGGTCAGCGGCGCAACCGCGAGCACCACCGCCTACTCGTCCACCGGTGCGGCGACAGCCCTCGCGGCGTCGTCGGTCACGCCGGGCAGCACTCCCCCGGCCGCGTACCTCCCGCCCGCGGGAATCGTGGCGCCGACACCTCGGGTCGCGCGGTCGCAGCGGGCCGCGCCACCGCCGCCCGCCCCGGCTCCCGCCGTGACAAATCCCACATCTCCCGCCTCTTCGGCGTCGCCGTCCGGCACCGGGCTCATCGCCGCACCGGTGATATTGAGCGCTCTGGGCATCCCGGAAATCGTGCTCAACGCGTACCGGTCCGCGGAACTCGAGATGATGGCGGAGTCCCCCAAGTGCGGTCTCCCGTGGCATCTGCTGGCCGGGATCGGCCGCATCGAATCGGGGCACGCCGGCGGCGGCCGGACCGACTCGGTGGGCACCACGATCACCCCGATCCTGGGTCCGGTTCTCGACGGCAGGCTGGCGGGCAACGAGATCATCCGCGACACCGACCGCGGCGCCACGGACGGCGACCCCGGGCACGATCGCGCCGTCGGACCGATGCAGTTCATTCCGTCCACGTGGGCCAAGTACGCGTCGGACGGCAACGCCGACGGCGTGGCCGATCCCAACAACGTGTTCGACGCGACGCTGGCGGCCGCCCGGTACCTCTGCTCGGGCGGTCTCGACCTCCGCGACCCGCTCCAGGAGACCCGCGCGGTCCTGCGCTACAACAACTCGGCCGCTTACGCCGCCAACGTCATCACCTGGTCGAACGCGTACAGGAACGGGGGAACGCCGACGCCGAGCCAGTTGTCGGAGTCGGCCTCGCCGTCGCCCGGACGGGTCGCCGACGCCGCCGCGGCCGGATCGGACCTCCCCCGCGATCTCGCGACCACCCCGCAACCGTCGACGGACGGTGCCGCCGCCCCCACGACGCCCGCTCCGGCCCCGCCGATTCCCGGACTCCCGCCACTGCCGCAACTGCCCTGTCTGCTCTTCTGCCCGCCCGCCGATCCGTCGGCTCCGGCGGCCGCCGTGCCCGACCCGGGCACCCCCGCTCCGGTCGCGCCCCCGGCCACCGCTCCGGCTGTCACCGCTCCCCGGTAATCACCCCCGCCTCCGCCGCGCGCTCTGCCATCTCGCAGGGCGCGCGGCGGACGTGCGCGGGTCGCTCCTCGCGTTCGGGCGACCGGCCCCGCTTCGACATCACGCCCACGCGGCGCCCTGGCGTGACCTCGCCGTGTTGGTTACCCTCGCTCACGTGGCGCTCCGAGTAACGGAACCCTCCAATACAAGTCCGTTAGATCACAGTTGAATAACGGAAAGATATCGAATCAGGTAGCCTCGATCCGGTCAGTTGAACGGAACACCCCAAGACGGGGGTCGCAGGAGG includes these proteins:
- a CDS encoding DUF1003 domain-containing protein, coding for MSEKSPSAAARSLSDRQRLDTPRGTRRFRVTYDVEAVGRASENFARFLGTGRYLMIQTVIVIVWIVINVFAVSLQWDPYPFILLNLAFSTQAAYAAPLILLAQNRQENRDRVSLEEDRSRAEQTKADTEFLARELAALRIAIGEVATRDYLRRELDEIKTLLADEEDTRTRRK
- a CDS encoding lytic transglycosylase domain-containing protein, whose product is MRIRGLLTVTALTVGAVATLGSSTGGSAVSGATASTTAYSSTGAATALAASSVTPGSTPPAAYLPPAGIVAPTPRVARSQRAAPPPPAPAPAVTNPTSPASSASPSGTGLIAAPVILSALGIPEIVLNAYRSAELEMMAESPKCGLPWHLLAGIGRIESGHAGGGRTDSVGTTITPILGPVLDGRLAGNEIIRDTDRGATDGDPGHDRAVGPMQFIPSTWAKYASDGNADGVADPNNVFDATLAAARYLCSGGLDLRDPLQETRAVLRYNNSAAYAANVITWSNAYRNGGTPTPSQLSESASPSPGRVADAAAAGSDLPRDLATTPQPSTDGAAAPTTPAPAPPIPGLPPLPQLPCLLFCPPADPSAPAAAVPDPGTPAPVAPPATAPAVTAPR